AATTTCCCTCACGCGCAGACTGTCGTCATCACCGGCACCTCGACTGGCATCGGCGCAGCCTGCGCGCTGGCGCTGGACCGCCTGGGCTGGCGCGTTTTCGCCGGCGTGCGCCGCGGGCAAGACGGCGAGGCCCTGCGTGCGCAGGCCTCGCCGCGGCTGAGACCGATCATCCTGGATGTCACGGACACGCCATCCCTCGCCCAGGCCGTTGAGACCGTGCGTGAAACAGTTGGCTCCTCCGGGCTCGCCGGTCTTGTGAACAATGCCGGCATCGTCGTGGCCGGTCCGCTCGAAGTGTTGGACTTAAACGATCTGCGTAAGCAACTGGAGGTCAACGTCATCGGACAGGTGGCCGTCACACAGGCGTTCATTCCGTTGCTCCGGCTGGGGCACGGCCGCATCGTCAATGTGGGTTCCATCGCGGGTCTCTCGGCAATGCCCTTCATGGGTTCTTATTCAGCGTCGAAGTTTGCCCTGGAAGCACTCACCGACGCGCTGCGGCTCGAGCTCCAGGCTTGGGGCAT
The sequence above is a segment of the Nitrospira sp. genome. Coding sequences within it:
- a CDS encoding SDR family oxidoreductase, with the translated sequence MANFPHAQTVVITGTSTGIGAACALALDRLGWRVFAGVRRGQDGEALRAQASPRLRPIILDVTDTPSLAQAVETVRETVGSSGLAGLVNNAGIVVAGPLEVLDLNDLRKQLEVNVIGQVAVTQAFIPLLRLGHGRIVNVGSIAGLSAMPFMGSYSASKFALEALTDALRLELQAWGIQVSIVEPGAIATPLWRKSNEDARQREAAASPEAKVLYGQAIAGVRERVKQAEQRAVPPDAVVDAIVHALTASCPNTRYLVGADAKLRAFLTRVLPDRLQDRFLTWALKLPRPS